The Musa acuminata AAA Group cultivar baxijiao chromosome BXJ1-8, Cavendish_Baxijiao_AAA, whole genome shotgun sequence genomic sequence GAGTGCTGATCCTGAAAGTTAAACTCATCTGTTTTGATCTTCTGCAGCAACCTTGCCGGTTCCCTTTGATAGCAGataaagatttcctcaactgcatgaggaattTTTTCCTCaactagttgaggaaatctttatCTGCTATCACCCTTGGGCGCATATTTCATGCAGAGCTCAAGATCACCTTCCCCCAAATAAGAAACTTGGTTGTTCACGTAAACTTGTTTGACAAGGTTGTACTTGTAAGTTATGATGTATATATACTAATTTCAACAGATCTGCTATGTTCATTTCTATCGTTGCATGTTAAATCTCTTCCTCCCTCATTGTTCGAATCCTATGTTTATAGAACTTCTTATACAGGTGTTGTTGGTGGCCAAAGTGTGAGATGCGGAACATGAAGATTCAAGCTGAGCATGTGAGCTTAATTTCTATTCCATGTTCTATTTCTTTGTTTCATCAGTGTTCTACTCAATGTTGCAGCATAAGATTCTGTAGTTTCCGCATTGCATGTTCTGTGCCAAATGTCCAACTCCCATGTTTTATTTCGTGCCAAATGTTTCTtatatttacaatattttttccCCATGTTGCATACCTTATCAGGGAATTCACTATGAACAACATATAAGAACATGTCTTGCTTGTAAGGGTGAACCATGTCATTGAGCTCAGACCGACCAAATGTGTTGTGGTTTCCTGATAGAAATTGGGCCTTTTATCTTTCATACTGAGGATTACAGTTCCCTTCTTATATTTCCTAATATTCTTTAAGTtagatcaaaatattttctaaacCGGATCTAATACACCAAATTTTTTCTATTTGATTATCGTTGGGGGTTTAAAAGGCTAATTAAAGTTTATCTtgtgtaattaattatttttagtatcttGATTTATACATTTTTACAAGTTATATTGGGATCCATATGTGTTGTCGAAAATATCGTATATGTTGATAAATCAATATGAGATAGAGTCCGTATGTATTAAACTCTATCGGTGATGTTTGGAGAAAGTATaaggatcttaatataatttttgtaaATATAacgatcaaaatattaaagataattaattacagaAGATATTCTATAATTAATTAGCTCGAGTTTAATCATGTAAATAGATACCTTAATAATTATGTTATATCTACCAGCATTATTTACATCCAAAATCTATATAATCCTGCGGGGTTCTAATGAGGACTTTCGATGTCTATTTTTAACCCTAAAAAAAAAATGCCCCCTTTGTTTTCAGGGATAATCTATATCAAGTAAACAAAGTGCAAGGAAAAAGGAGAGCCGGTCAAAAGcgtaagaagggaagaagaagaagcggggCCCATAGGCAGAGAGTCCATTTCGAGACCTCTCTTACCTACCAACGGCTACCATTCACCGTGCGGATCCTGTTTCCGTGGACGAGCAACGACTCCTCCCTCCAATCTCGTCCATCCCCTCCTGTTCTTATTCCTTCTCCGCCCCCTCCCCCAACACTGCTCTCCGTTCTTCCTTCAGCAGCTCCTCACGATGAAGCCAGCACTGGcgcttctcctccctctctccctcctcctcctcctcctccatgccTTCCCCCGTCCTGCCACCGCCCTCTGCGTCCCTCGCAACTCTTCCAACCCGACCAACCTCGCGGCCCTCCCGCCACCTTCCGTCACTACCACCTCAAGCCCCGCGACGCCCTCACCAGCCCTGAAATCGCCTTCATCGTCCTCAAATCCGTCACAGCTGCCGCCTTCCAATACCACCCCAACCCCTGCGACACCCTCACTACCCTTGCAATCGTCGTCACAGCCGTCGCAGCTGACACCCTCACCACCTGCCTTTTCGCAGCCCGCGGCCGCGGTCTCCACCCAATTGTCCGCTCGCCACCCGCTTCTCAACCTGCTCCCCTTCGCCGGCGCCGTCAGCGCGCTGTGCGGCCACACGGACTACCCCGACGTGTGCGCCTCGTCGATCCAGCCCCTCCCGCACCCGCCCGGCCTCGCCGGCCCCGCCGCCCTCCTGAAGCTGCAGCTGCAGGCGTGCCGGGAGCAGGCGGAGAAGGCGCAGGCGCACATCGCGGCACTCGTCAGCCTCCCCGGCACGAAGGCGCGGGATGCGAGCAGCCTCCAGGACTGCGACGACAACTACGACGACGTGATCGACAACCTCGACGAAGCCGCGGCTGCCTTGGAGTCCAGGGACAAGGGTACGCTCAAAACCATGCTCAGCGCCCTCGTCACCGACTTCTCCACCTGCGACGACGGGTTCGCGGAGATTGCCAAGGTCTCGCCGCTGGCGGTCATCGACGAGATGCTCACCAAGTTGGCAAGCAATTGCCTGGCGATCGCGGCCTTGGTCTGAGCGGACCTCCCTGCTTCGGAGTCTTCTTCCTGCTCGCTCTCGTCAGTCCGTGCGTGCGCACGCGCAGTTCCATTAGTTCCGAGTAGTGCATGGAGAAGAGCTGAGCCCCGATGAAGAAGATGAAGCCTCTTCGCTGTTGTAATTGCGCAGTGGGGTTTTGTTGCTCTCGTTTCATGAGGGCTACCTGCGGATGGTAACATGTTTTGTCACAATACAATTGTAGTTGATCTAAAGAGCGAGTAATTATATgtatacaatatttttattttctccatTTAACGAAtatcaatatttaaaaaaaaattatttagtaaTGACATCAAAAGTAAAAGCTCATAATTAATTTAGTAATGACATTAAAATTATATGTATACCTTATTGTCATATAGTCGATACCTTATCGTCGTTAAAAtgatatgataattaatttaGGCTCAAAAAATTACTTACTCCTCTTCGTCCAATATCACTCtactcataaataaataaataaataaatatatatatatatatatatatatatatgtttgtgtgttaatttttttttaaaaagtctCTATGCTTGAATTTTTTTCACGGAGCTCTCCAACTTTGAATaattatcaaataatattatttttttaatcaaaataatcatTTTACCTTTATTAACCATTACTATCTATCATGTCGATCACTCTCCCTTGATTATCTATGTCTTTTATGCACAGGCTGAAGATGCTTGCCTCTCTATATACAGATTAATCTCATCGATTAATCCTTTCTATGTATATAATATCCTTGAGATTTGGCGAGAACGATTAGAGTTAGCATGAGTGCTTATGTCCACATCCACAATACTCCTAGGTTTAGCAATGATATAAGGACAATAATGGAGATAATATAGAGAAGAGGAGGCTACGATTTATTCAATCAAAGTATGAGTAAAACGATATATTCATGTGGCTATAGGCGTGAAAAATTTTCAAAGTTCGAACGttctatgaaaaaaatttaaatttaagaacttatatatatatatatatatatatatatatatatatatatatatataaggctttAATCGGGTTTCGGATCCGGGACGGGTTAACTGATAGGAATAGAACGGGATGGGTTAAACGGACCTGTTTGGGCCGGGTCGACACGAAGGGAGCTGGTCTACACTCGGCCCTCGCTGAGTGGGCGGCTCTCCCTTCGCCAAACTATAACAATGGCACAAAGAGTCGGACGCCTGACCACAACCGTGGAGGAGAAGAGGTGCCCACGGACGGTGTTTTCCCGATGGACGAAAAGGCGAAGAGGACACGAGAGCTGCTCGCCAGCTTCTACTCCACCGACCCCTCcgccggcggtggcggtggcgtcgGCTCCGCCGCCTCACCCCGGAAGATGGCCTCCCCCGACTCCATCAATTCCCCCTCCTTCGATCCCGACGTCTACATGAGCCTCCTGGTACCGGATCCTTTTTccgcttctcttctccctctctctttgGGTTCTTTGGTTCCTCATCCTGTCTGGATCTGATGTCGCGAACGTATCAAAAATCTTGGGCTCTTATTGCGGTATTTGAGTTGTTTGACTCGTATTCCTTTCTGGATCTAATGGCGCTGTAATTCTGTGGAATCCTTTGATTTCTCTTAGATTTCCCCGAGAATTTTGAACTCTCCCATACGACTTTAGGTTCTTTGACTCGTATTCCTCTCAGGATCTAATGGCGTCGTAATGCTTCGGAGCCCTTTGATTTATTGTAGATTTTCCATCGAAGTCGTTAGGGATGTTGGAATTGTAATTGATGTATGGCTTATGGTGGTGGTGTCGGAGCCGCCTCCGCCCCTGAAAAGACTGCCTCCCTAAACTCCATGAACTCCTTCGATCCCAGCAGTTACATGAGCCTTAGGCACCGGATCTCTCTGCCTTTGCGGGATTACGGTCTACTTCTCGTCCTCTGGATCTAATGGCGTCATTACGCATTGGAGCACTAGATTTCCCGTATTGGAACCGTGATAAGGGTGTGAATCCGAATTTTTTTACGGGATTCAAAAGATCTTCATATAGTGGATTTGATTTTCTTGATTCTTGCCCTCATGTTAGGCTCACTAGCATTCTGCAGAGTTCAAATTGTCAGTGACCTCTCCTAAGGAGTTGTATTAGGCCTCTTGTTGGTCCTAAGAGTATTCCTTCAAGATGTTCTGAACCATCATGCTGTTATTAGAGTCGATATGTTCATCA encodes the following:
- the LOC135588913 gene encoding pectinesterase inhibitor 10-like translates to MKPALALLLPLSLLLLLLHAFPRPATALCVPRNSSNPTNLAALPPPSVTTTSSPATPSPALKSPSSSSNPSQLPPSNTTPTPATPSLPLQSSSQPSQLTPSPPAFSQPAAAVSTQLSARHPLLNLLPFAGAVSALCGHTDYPDVCASSIQPLPHPPGLAGPAALLKLQLQACREQAEKAQAHIAALVSLPGTKARDASSLQDCDDNYDDVIDNLDEAAAALESRDKGTLKTMLSALVTDFSTCDDGFAEIAKVSPLAVIDEMLTKLASNCLAIAALV